A genomic stretch from Oncorhynchus tshawytscha isolate Ot180627B linkage group LG07, Otsh_v2.0, whole genome shotgun sequence includes:
- the rcan1b gene encoding calcipressin-1 isoform X1, with amino-acid sequence MQKSEKSDGAEATVGVQFTDLPNALIACKVTEDVFNDQTLKASFESLFRSFDPDVNFQFFKSFRRVRINFSDALAAAEARLRLHKSDFNGKEMRLYFAQSVLIGSPRLEPPKPDKQFLISPPASPPVGWQQAPDAVPVINYDLLCAISKLGPGEKYELHTGTPTTPSVVVHVCENEQDSSGGEDNTEGSTSSSNRPPRPKIIQTRRPDITPGVMQ; translated from the exons ATGCAGAAATCAGAGAAGAGCGATGGTGCTGAGGCAACGGTCGGTGTGCAGTTTACCGACCTTCCCAACGCCCTTATCGCATGCAAAGTAACTGAAGATGTTTTCAATGACCAAACTCTGAAG gCCAGTTTTGAGTCTCTGTTCCGCTCCTTCGACCCGGACGTGAACTTCCAGTTCTTTAAGAGTTTCCGGCGTGTGAGAATCAACTTCAGCGATGCACTGGCTGCTGCTGAGGCGCGGCTCCGACTGCACAAGAGCGACTTCAACGGCAAAGAGATGCGCCTCTACTTCGCACAG TCCGTCCTCATAGGCAGTCCCCGCCTGGAGCCCCCTAAACCTGACAAACAGTTCCTGATCTCCCCCCCAGCTTCGCCACCAGTGGGGTGGCAGCAGGCCCCGGACGCCGTGCCCGTCATCAACTACGACCTTCTCTGTGCCATCTCCAAACTAGGgccag GTGAGAAGTACGAGCTTCACACCggcacccccaccacccccagcgTAGTGGTCCACGTGTGTGAGAACGAGCAGGACAGCTCGGGGGGCGAAGACAACACAGAAGGAAGCACCAGCAGCAGCAACCGCCCCCCTCGCCCCAAAATCATCCAGACACGGCGTCCGGACATCACCCCCGGCGTCATGCAGTga
- the LOC112253650 gene encoding neurofilament heavy polypeptide isoform X2, which translates to MEQSEANGLSPDLSNGAIIHSPIGTCTKPDRQRQRDEEEEEDVELAEEVLELGEEVGEDMEDIGMAGAADHFEVTMQANGSGGKEGEGGEKGIEEEIGLQEKREGDKGEGELTVTVVVIEEEQEKSVEAVEEGKFAEREESAGADKKREIEEREPPHPPPSPSLPETESINDEVETKDEDTSPEAEKAQIVLPIDETEKTEDNVGLTTTEPPVTSTNEELYNESRKPETTSTTDELAKGEHSGGQDAEMPISQVTNDDGIVRVSDESGSQVTEDCQTVSTSDEVRETRQEEGQEEEPKQQPANDNEGESEESNNKLAHNLQVSQEERDENQQGSEKSTEKKEEEVKSPVTEEQGETTKAVLEKKEEGHQATEHQPPLFVTKEFIELGVVKSQATTAQQPQDVVTPPVEVEGGSKSKAQPLIQPNESQEGENSSKEEGGLQQTEQQLQVEEGDSDRAVERGGGEREELRQVGDNAVLGMDTGGSKVDEEQKKKDNVDIAEEERRGGSMEEQTEKALEPDNAAREEGEEREDKVVAQPQVQILKGSAGATQEDDDKDLEHVEEAFELEEEGDMEKEQPGEVILDEPGAAEVGGAEEMDNLVPVSEIGTGGAEGGGELEEQPVTNIDDNLDSQSEGAIEMAEEPEDLIEDESKSALEGCSERVEQPGPATKDEPVKFGKEYTAKERRKEKKEEVELGVKGHKARIENGFPGTEEVKQQLLNEMLLSPTRLRQGEMKEEVTVKRVRVTPRRGSNDWNKKAAPEEAQTRRGSNDWNKKGAPEEAQTRRGSNDWNKKAAPEEAQTRRGSNDWNKKAAPKEAQNPWRREDWAKKEAPEEVQTRRRSDDWIKKAPEEAQTPGRREDWIKKLSPEEAQTRRRSDDWIKKEASEEAQTPGWREDWIKKLSPEEVQTPGRKEDGIKKLSPEEAQTPGRREDWIKELKSVLKEEVLSPKRREEQVKKKKKKVVVMDEVPTFMHQRTEVKIEVKKEKETQGEEMTPKKSVRLQSPTPHGDDSDSSDPQEYEISLYVKVWRAACHGPRT; encoded by the exons ATGGAACAGTCTGAAGCTAATGGCCTCAGCCCGGACCTCTCTAATGGAGCCATCATCCACAGCCCTATAGGAACCTGTACCAAgccggacagacagagacaacgagatgaagaggaggaggaggatgtagaacTAGCAGAGGAGGTGTTAGAACTGGGGGAGGAGGTGGGCGAGGACATGGAGGACATTGGGATGGCAGGTGCAGCTGATCATTTCGAAGTGACGATGCAAGCTAATGGGAgcggaggaaaggagggagaggggggggagaaggggATTGAAGAAGAGATTGGTttacaggaaaagagagagggagataaaggggAGGGGGAGCTGACAGTGACAGTTGTTGTAATTGAAGAGGAGCAGGAGAAATCTGTAGAGGCTGTTGAAGAAGGGAAGTtcgctgagagagaggagtcagcaggggcagacaaaaagagagaaatagaggagagagaacctcCTCACCCCCCACCATCCCCTAGTTTACCTGAAACTGAGTCCATTAATGATGAGGTAGAGACAAAAGACGAGGACACATCTCCAGAGGCAGAAAAGGCACAAATCGTTTTGCCTATTgatgagacagagaagacagaggacaATGTCGGTTTGACGACAACAGAACCGCCAGTCACGTCAACTAATGAAGAGCTATATAATGAGAGTCGAAAGCCAGAAACCACATCCACTACAGATGAGTTAGCGAAGGGAGAGCATAGTGGCGGTCAGGATGCAGAGATGCCCATCAGCCAGGTGACTAATGATGATGGCATAGTAAGAGTGAGTGATGAAAGCGGGAGTCAAGTGACTGAGGACTGTCAAACTGTGTCCACTAGTGATGAGGTCAGAGAGACACGGCaggaggaaggacaggaagaggagcctaAACAACAGCCAGCCAATGACAAtgaaggagagagcgaggaaagTAACAATAAATTGGCACATAATCTACAGGTTTCacaagaagagagggatgagaaccAGCAGGGAAGTGAGAAGAGTACAGAGAAAAAAGAGGAGGAGGTTAAAAGCCCTGTtacagaggaacagggagagacaacTAAAGCAGTTTTAGAGAAAAAAGAGGAGGGGCATCAAGCGACAGAGCACCAGCCCCCGTTGTTTGTTACCAAGGAGTTCATAGAGCTTGGAGTCGTCAAGAGTCAGGCAACCACAGCTCAACAGCCACAGGATGTTGTCACTCCACCTgttgaggtagagggagggagcaagagcAAGGCACAGCCACTGATACAGCCCAATGAGAGTCAGGAGGGTGAGAACAGCTCTAAAGAGGAGGGAGGTTTACAACAGACAGAACAACAGCTACAGGTGGAAGAGGGTGACAGTGATAGGGCagtggagagaggtggtggggagaGGGAAGAACTGCGACAGGTTGGGGATAATGCGGTGTTGGGGATGGACACAGGAGGCAGCAAAGTAGATGAGGAGCAAAAGAAGAAGGATAATGTAGACatagcagaggaagagagaagaggtggcaGTATGGAGGAACAGACAGAAAAGGCTTTAGAGCCTGATAATGCTgccagagaagagggggaagagagagaagacaaagttGTAGCTCAGCCACAGGTACAGATACTCAAGGGTTCAGCAGGAGCTACACAGGAGGATGACGACAAGGATTTAGAGCATGTTGAGGAGGCTTTCGAGCTTGAGGAGGAAGGAGACATGGAGAAAGAACAGCCAGGAGAGGTCATTCTGGATGAGCCCGGAGCTGCAGAGGTGGGAGGGGCTGAAGAGATGGATAATCTGGTCCCAGTCTCAGAGATAGGGAcgggaggagcagagggagggggtgagttGGAGGAACAGCCAGTGACAAACATTGACGATAATCTAGACTCACAGTCAGAGGGAGCGATTGAGATGGCGGAAGAGCCAGAAGATCTCATTGAGGATGAGTCTAAATCTGCATTAGAGGGATGCAGCGAGAGAGTAGAACAGCCAGGGCCTGCCACTAAGGATGAGCCAGTAAAGTTTGGGAAGGAATACACAgcgaaggaaagaaggaaagagaagaaagaagaggtgGAGCTAGGGGTCAAAGGTCACAAAGCCAGGATAGAGAATGGGTTCCCTGGAACAGAGGAGGTGAAACAACAACTGCTGAATGAGATGCTGCTATCTCCCACAAGGCTGAGACAAGGAGAAATGAAAGAGGAGGTGACAGTAAAAAGAGTTAGGGTGACACCCCGCAGAGGGAGCAACGACTGGAACAAGAAGGCGGCCCCAGAGGAGGCGCAGACCCGCAGAGGGAGCAACGACTGGAACAAGAAGGGGGCCCCAGAGGAGGCGCAGACCCGCAGAGGGAGCAACGACTGGAACAAGAAGGCGGCGCCAGAGGAGGCACAGACCCGCAGGGGGAGCAACGACTGGAACAAAAAGGCGGCCCCAAAGGAGGCACAGAACCcctggaggagggaggactgggCCAAAAAGGAGGCCCCAGAGGAGGTGCAGACCCGCAGAAGGAGCGATGACTGGATCAAAAAGGCCCCAGAGGAGGCGCAGACCCccgggaggagggaggactggatTAAGAAGTTGTCTCCAGAGGAGGCGCAGACCCGCAGAAGGAGCGACGACTGGATCAAGAAGGAGGCCTCAGAGGAGGCGCAGACCCCTGGGTGGAGGGAGGACTGGATTAAGAAGTTGTCCCCAGAGGAGGTGCAGACCCCTGGGCGGAAGGAGGACGGGATTAAGAAGTTGTCCCCAGAAGAAGCGCAGACCCccgggaggagggaggactggatAAAGGAGCTGAAGTCGGTGCTCAAAGAGGAGGTACTTTCcccaaagaggagagaggagcaagtgaagaaaaagaagaagaaggtgGTGGTCATGGACGAGGTGCCCACGTTCATGCACCAGAGGACAGAGGTGAAGATAGAggtgaagaaagagaaggagacgcAGGGGGAGGAGATGACGCCAAAGAAGTCTGTGAGGCTGCAGAGCCCAACTCCTCATGGGGACGACAGCGACAGTTCGGACCCCCAGGAGTACGAGATCTCCCTCTATGTCAAG GTCTGGAGG
- the rcan1b gene encoding calcipressin-1 isoform X2: MHLKTTKCNAFCLVASVTNQEVFDRPESRASFESLFRSFDPDVNFQFFKSFRRVRINFSDALAAAEARLRLHKSDFNGKEMRLYFAQSVLIGSPRLEPPKPDKQFLISPPASPPVGWQQAPDAVPVINYDLLCAISKLGPGEKYELHTGTPTTPSVVVHVCENEQDSSGGEDNTEGSTSSSNRPPRPKIIQTRRPDITPGVMQ, from the exons ATGCACCTCAAGACCACCAAGTGTAACGCCTTCTGCCTGGTTGCCTCGGTGACCAACCAGGAAGTGTTTGACAGGCCTGAGTCCCGG gCCAGTTTTGAGTCTCTGTTCCGCTCCTTCGACCCGGACGTGAACTTCCAGTTCTTTAAGAGTTTCCGGCGTGTGAGAATCAACTTCAGCGATGCACTGGCTGCTGCTGAGGCGCGGCTCCGACTGCACAAGAGCGACTTCAACGGCAAAGAGATGCGCCTCTACTTCGCACAG TCCGTCCTCATAGGCAGTCCCCGCCTGGAGCCCCCTAAACCTGACAAACAGTTCCTGATCTCCCCCCCAGCTTCGCCACCAGTGGGGTGGCAGCAGGCCCCGGACGCCGTGCCCGTCATCAACTACGACCTTCTCTGTGCCATCTCCAAACTAGGgccag GTGAGAAGTACGAGCTTCACACCggcacccccaccacccccagcgTAGTGGTCCACGTGTGTGAGAACGAGCAGGACAGCTCGGGGGGCGAAGACAACACAGAAGGAAGCACCAGCAGCAGCAACCGCCCCCCTCGCCCCAAAATCATCCAGACACGGCGTCCGGACATCACCCCCGGCGTCATGCAGTga